Within Paenibacillus albicereus, the genomic segment GAGGAGAAGCTGGAGGCCGGACGGCTGTCGGTCGCGTTCTGCGGCCATTTCTCGGCGGGCAAGTCGACGCTCGTCAACGCGCTGTGCGGCGTGCGGCTGCTGCCGTCCAGCCCGATTCCGACCAGCGCCAACGTCGTGACGATCGCGTCGGGAGAGCCGGCGCGGGCGGTCATCCAGGCGGTCGTGGACGGGGAGGAGCGGACGATCGAGGCCGACCCGCTGCGGCTGGAGGACTATTGCAAGAACGGGGAGGTCTTCCGCAGCGTCGATCTGATCTACCCGGCGACCGGCTTCGGCCGGCAGACGACGCTGCTCGATACGCCGGGCATCGACTCGACCGACGACGCTCACCGGATGGCGACCGAGTCGGCGCTGCATCTGGCCGATGTCGTGTTCTACGTGATGGACTACAACCATGTCCAGTCGGAGATCAACTTCGAGTTCGCCAAAGGGCTGAAGGACTGGGGCAAGCCGCTCTATCTGATCGTCAATCAGATCGACAAGCATCGCGAAGAGGAGCTTCCGTTCGCCGAGTACAAGCGCAGCGTGGAAGAGGCGTTCCGCAGCTGGCATCTGGAGCCGGCGGGCACGCTCTATCTGTCGCTGCGCGAGCCGGACCATCCGCAGAGCCAGTTCGACGAGCTCAAGCGGCTGCTCGCGGAGCTGGAGGGGCAGCACTCGGAGCTGGCCGTCTGGAGCGTGCATGCCTCGCTCCGCCATCTCGCCCGCAGCTGGCTGAAGCAGCGGCTGGAAGGCGAAGAAGCCGAGCGGGAGCGGCTCGGGCTTGAGGCCGGACCGGAGGAGGAGCGTGCCGGCCTCGAAGCCGCGATGCGGGAGCTGGAGCAGGCCGCGGACGGAGCGGTGAGGGGTCCGCAAGCGCTGGAGGCTTCGCTGCAGGCGGACATCGGCAAGATTCTCGACAACGCCAACCTGATGCCGGCGGCCACCCGGGACATCGCCGCCTTGTTCCTGGAGAGCCGCAAGCCGGGGTTCAAGACGGGCCTGCTGTTCGCTGCGGCCAAGACGGCGGCGGAGCAGGAGCGGCGCGCTACGGCGTTCGAGGAGGAGCTCGGCCGTCAGGTGCAGGCGGAGGCCGTCTG encodes:
- a CDS encoding dynamin family protein, with the protein product MAHGEAATLRKGQEEAEQLGRSAEKLAALLREQGEQELAGRARQLEEKLEAGRLSVAFCGHFSAGKSTLVNALCGVRLLPSSPIPTSANVVTIASGEPARAVIQAVVDGEERTIEADPLRLEDYCKNGEVFRSVDLIYPATGFGRQTTLLDTPGIDSTDDAHRMATESALHLADVVFYVMDYNHVQSEINFEFAKGLKDWGKPLYLIVNQIDKHREEELPFAEYKRSVEEAFRSWHLEPAGTLYLSLREPDHPQSQFDELKRLLAELEGQHSELAVWSVHASLRHLARSWLKQRLEGEEAERERLGLEAGPEEERAGLEAAMRELEQAADGAVRGPQALEASLQADIGKILDNANLMPAATRDIAALFLESRKPGFKTGLLFAAAKTAAEQERRATAFEEELGRQVQAEAVWHLADLLRKAADREGLQGPERQQWESGLESALAWRPDAAWLAAQVSGGAVFGGEYTIVYCRDAAAQIKAQLKRGAYDAAASLAAAARPRYVAAAEAARAELAALGGQAAALAGLAALGEAAAQREARAQALLPAAPARPALPARRRRATPQQQPPQAAAAPPRRSLRPPRRRPQARAAPQRPPAQPPQARSRRSVRPPRACARRRSCSRRSRRWPRRRRRCAPAPSASARAASRSRCSARSARASPRSPTRSSASGRCPCRRIRRPRRSTAFSRRRRSSRTARPASA